The Streptomyces sp. NBC_00483 genome contains the following window.
CACGGCGAGGCGCTGCCCCGGCGTGATCAGGTCCGGGTCGGAGCCGATCGTGGCGCGATTCGCCGCGTACAGCGCCCGCCAACCGCCCTTCACGGACCGCTCGGCGGCGATTCCGGAGAGGCTGTCCCCGCTGACGACGCGGTACATCTGGGCGCGTCCCGCCCGTGACTGCGGCGTGGCCTGCGGCCGCACGTCCGGCGTCGCGGTCGTGCGGGTGAGGTCCGCGCGCTGCGAGCACACCGGCCAGGCGCCGGGCCCCTGCCCCTTGAGCACCTTCTCCGCCACGGCGATCTGCTGGTCCCTGGTGGCGAGGTCGGCGCGCGGCGCGTAGGCGGTGCCGCCGTACGCGGCCCAGGTGGAGCGGGTGAACTGGAGTCCGCCGAAGAACCCGTTGCCGCTGTTGATGCTCCAGTTCCCGGAGGACTCGCACGCGGCGACCTTGTTCCACGTGTGCGCGTCCGCGGCCTGCGCCGTGCTCGCGCCGACGATCGGTATCGCCATGCCCACACCGCCCACGGTCACGGTGAGCGACGCCCGATTGACCCGGCTCGGCTGATACCGGCGGTGCCGGCCACGTAACGCCATGAATGCCCCCTCAGCCACACGTAGGAGCGGCAAATTAGCCGCTCCTACGTAAGTGGACAAGAGTGCCCCGAGCCACCTTGGCGGGATTCAGCCCCTCAAGTGCCCAGGAATCCAACGAAGTTGTGCGGCCTGCTGGAAGGGGCCGCCGCCCTCGTGGTCGTTGAACGTGTACACCTCGATCGACTTCTCGGCGCCCGCCCAGTGGTTGTACGCGCCGAAGACCGTGGACGGCGGGCAGGTCAGGTCCTCCAGGGCGGCGGAGAACAGGGTCGGCGCCGTGGCACGCGCCGCGAAGTTGATGCCGTCGAAGTAGGAGAGCGTGCGGAAGGCGCGCTCGTCCTCGCCGATGTGGGCCTTGAGGTAGAGGGCGATCTCCCGGTACGGGTGACGCTCGGTGAGCGTGGCCGCGCGCCGGAAGTCGCACAGGAACGGCACGTCGGGCGCGGCAGCCCGCAGGTCGGGCACGAGGCCCGCCACGGCGATCGTGATGCCGCCGCCCTGGCTGCCGCCGGCGACGGCGACCCGCGAGGCGTCCACGAGCGGGTGCGAGCGGGCCGCGTCGACGGCGCGCACGGCGTCCGTGTAGACGCGGCGGTAGTAGTACTCGTGCGGGTCCTGGATGCCGCGCGTCATGAAGCCCGGCTGGGACGGCGTGGAGCCGACCGGGTCGGGGGTGTCGCCGACGCTGCCGCCGCTGCCCTGCCCGCGGGTGTCCATCACGAAGTGCGCGAACCCGGCGGCCGCCCAGCGCAGGTGGGTGTGCGGCAGGCCGCGGCCGCCCCCGTAGCCGATGTACTCGACAACGGCCGGAAGCGGCTCGTTCGCGCCTGCCGGAAGGACCAGCCAGCCCTTCACGGGATGCCCGCCGAAGCCCGCGTACGTAACGTCGAATACGTCGACTGCCGTGTACGGGACATCGACGGGCTCGAAGCGTGCGTCCAGGTCGTGCTCCCTGGCCTCGACCAGGGTCTTCTCCCAGAAGGCGTCGAAGTCGTCGGGGGCGGTCAACTCCGGCTGATAAGTACGCAACGCATCGAGTGACAGGTCGAAATGAGGCACGCACGGCTCCAATTTCGTAGAGAGTCCACGGTGGAGAGAATCCATGGTGGGGTCGGATCGCCAACCTAACTCGACCCCCACCAGAAATGAACAAGATCTTTCATTTTCCGCAGGCACAAGCAACAGAAGCGACAGGAGCGGCAGGCATGAGCGACACAGCCCAGATCGGTGTCACAGGGCTCGCTGTGATGGGGCGCAATCTCGCCCGGAACTTCGCCCGCAACGGCTACAGGGTCGCCCTTCACAACCGCACGGCGTCCCGTACGCACGCGCTGGTCGAGGAGTTCGGCGAGGAGGGCATCTTCGTACCGACCGAGACGGCCGAGGAGTTCGTGGCCGCGCTGGAGCGGCCGCGGCGCCTGGTCATCATGGTGAAGGCGGGCGAGCCGACGGACGCGGTGATCAAGGAGTTCGCGCCGCTCATGGAGTCGGGCGACATGATCATCGACGGCGGCAACGCGCACTTCGCGGACACCCGTCGCCGTGAGAAGGAACTGCGCGAGCAGGGCATCCACTTCGTCGGCACCGGCGTCTCCGGCGGCGAGGAGGGCGCGCTGCACGGGCCGAGCATCATGCCCGGCGGCAGCGTCGAGTCGTACGCCTCGCTCGGCCCGATGCTGGAGAAGATCTCCGCCAAGGCGAAGGACGGCGCGCCCTGCGTGACGCACGTCGGCCCCGACGGGGCGGGCCACTTCGTCAAGATGGTGCACAACGGCATCGAGTACGCCGACATGCAACTCATCGGCGAGGCCTACCAGTTGCTGCGCGACGTGGCCGGGTACTCCCCGGCACAGATCGCCGACATCTTCCGCACCTGGAACACGGGCCGCCTCGACTCCTACCTGATCGAGATCACGGCCGAGGTCCTCTCCCACGTGGACGAGGCGACCGGCAAGCCCTTCGTGGACGTCGTCCAGGACCAGGCCGAGCAGAAGGGCACCGGCCGCTGGACGGTGCAGATCGCGCTCGACCTGGGCGTGCCGGTGTCCGGCATCGCGGAGGCGGTGTTCGCGCGCTCCCTGTCCGGGCACGCGGAACTGCGCACCGCTTCAAGCGAGTTGGCGGGGCCGACGGCCGTGGCACTGAGCGAGTCGGAGGCGGCCGCCTTCGCCGACCGCGTCGAACAGGCCCTGTACGCCTCGAAGATCGTGTCGTACACGCAGGGCTTCCACGAGATCTCCGCGGGCAGCGAGGAGTACGACTGGAACATCGACTCCGGTGCGGTGGCCCGGATCTGGCGCGGCGGCTGCATCATCCGTGCCGCGTTCCTCGACCGGATCACGGCGGCGTACGAGGCGGAGCCGAACCTGGTCTCGCTGCTGTCCGACAAGGGCTTCGCCGACGAGATCGCCGCGGCGCAGGACGACTGGCGCTCGGTCCTGGTCGCGGCGACCACGCAGGGTGTGCCCACGCCGGGCTTCGCCGCCGCGCTCGCCTACTACGACGCGCTGCGCGCCGAGCGCCTGCCGGCCGCGCTCACACAGGGCCAGCGGGACTTCTTCGGCGCGCACACGTACCGCAGGGTCGACCGGGAGGGCTCGTTCCACACGCTGTGGGGCGGTGACCGCTCCGAGGTCGACGCGTAGCCGCTAAGCCGGTGAGGGCTCGGGCTCCGGTGGGTGTGGATCGGGGTCCGGGTCCGGCAGCGGCGGCGTCGGTGACGGCGAGGGCCGCGGCGAGGGCTCGGGCACCGGCGTCGGGAATGGGTCCGGCATCGGACCGGGATCCGGCCGGTCGGGACCGGGGCCGGGCCCGGGCGTGGGGGTCGGCGGGACGGAATCGGGGAACGGTTGGGTCATCGTTGGTTCCTCCAACGGTTCGGAGGGGACCTTTCCACTGTCTCCCGGCTCGCGTGCCCACGCCCGCCGAGTCCACGCCTACGACCCGTCGAGTGGCCGGCCGAGGTCGGCGAGCAGCTCGTCGAGCGCCTGCGCGAGGGCCTCGACGTTGGCCGGATCGAACCAGGTGGTGCGGATGCGTTCGTTGTTCCCGTTCGGCGTCTCGTGGTCGGCCGCGAGTCGGTCCAGGGAGCGGGTCCCGTCGCCCAACGAGCGGCCGACGCCCTGGAAGAGGCCGCGGACGTAGCGGTCGGCGTCGTCGGGGGCGATGCCGTGGTCGGCAGCCCATGCGGCGAGCGTCGCGAGATACGCGTAGTGGGTGGTCAACGTGCCGGTCAGCGCGGAGAGAACGTTGAAGGCGGCCTCGTCCGCGACGGGCAGCGCGCCGCCCATTCGCGCGAAGAAGGCATCCACCTCCGGGTGCGAGGGGTGCACGACCGTGACGGAGCGGCGTTCGCGGATGGTCGGCAGGGGGATGGCGCGGACCAACGGGACGTCGGTGCCGAGCGTTCGACGCAGTTCGTCATTGCCGACGCCGGCCATCACGTTGACCACGACCCTGTCGCCGTCGATCCGTAGTCCGGCCACGGCGTCGTGCCGGTCCCGGCGGCGCACCGCGAGGAGCACCAACTCGGAGCGGTCCAACACCTCTTGGTTGTCGGCGCACACCGTGACACCCGCGTACTGCTCGGACAGTGCCTCGGCCGTGCGGGCTCCCCGCGGGGAGAGGAACACATCCGGCCAAGCACCGCCCTCGTGGCGCAGGCCCTCGACGACGGCCCGGCCGATCTCGCCCACCCCGATGATGCCGACGCGTCGCACCGTCTCGTCCTCCACCACCTGTCTCCTCCTCCATGGGTCCGTGATCACGTCGAGGCGGGTGCTGCGCGACAGGCCTGTCGCGCAGCACCTCGTTCAGTCCGCCAGAGCCGCACCGAGGAACTCGCGGATCTCCGTACGGGCGACCTCGGCCTGCGGTTCCATGCCCGGCAGGGAGAGGAACGCATGCTTCGCTCCCGGGTATTCGGTGAGCCTCACGGGTGTCCCGGCCTCCCGCAGTCGTTCGGCGTAGCGACGGCCGTGGTCGGCCACCGCGTCCTGGGTCGGCACCACCACGAGCGCCGGCGCGAGTCCGCCCAGGTCGTCCGCGTACAGCGGCGAGTACGCGCGGGCATCGATCCCCGGCGGGACGGACAGTCGCCGCAGGAAGCGCAGTAGCGGCAGGGCGCGGGTCGGGCTGTACGCGTACTCGGCCGTCGAGGGGTGGTCCTCCATCGTGTCGGTCACGTCGACCGCGGGATTGACCAGGACCTGCGCCCTGAGCCGCAGGCCGGCCTCGCGGGCCCGGATCGCGCTCAGGGCACTGATCAGCCCGCCGAAGCTCTCGCCGAAGACGGCCGTGCGCGCCGGGTCGACGCCCCACCGCTCGGCGTTCCGCACCACGTGCCGCAGCACGTCCCAGCCGTCGTCGGCGGCATGCGGGAGCGTGCTGTCCTGGGCGACGAGGCGATGCTCGACCGAGACGACGACCGCGGGGAGCCGGGCGGCGAGGTGACTGTTGGCCCAGTCACACTGCGCCGCCGTGCCCACGAAGCCTCCTCCGTGC
Protein-coding sequences here:
- a CDS encoding transglycosylase family protein: MALRGRHRRYQPSRVNRASLTVTVGGVGMAIPIVGASTAQAADAHTWNKVAACESSGNWSINSGNGFFGGLQFTRSTWAAYGGTAYAPRADLATRDQQIAVAEKVLKGQGPGAWPVCSQRADLTRTTATPDVRPQATPQSRAGRAQMYRVVSGDSLSGIAAERSVKGGWRALYAANRATIGSDPDLITPGQRLAVSGKGKGETQAQPAKKASKPAAKTSENPVAKKSDTAKATTHNAVAPVAASLGTPYRAAGSSWSKGYHTGVDFAVPTGTSVKAITAGNVVSAGWGGSYGYEVVIRHADGKYSQYGHLSALTVKSGQRVVAGQRIARSGSTGNSTGPHLHFEVRTGPGFGSDVDPLAYLRARGVRI
- a CDS encoding acetylxylan esterase encodes the protein MPHFDLSLDALRTYQPELTAPDDFDAFWEKTLVEAREHDLDARFEPVDVPYTAVDVFDVTYAGFGGHPVKGWLVLPAGANEPLPAVVEYIGYGGGRGLPHTHLRWAAAGFAHFVMDTRGQGSGGSVGDTPDPVGSTPSQPGFMTRGIQDPHEYYYRRVYTDAVRAVDAARSHPLVDASRVAVAGGSQGGGITIAVAGLVPDLRAAAPDVPFLCDFRRAATLTERHPYREIALYLKAHIGEDERAFRTLSYFDGINFAARATAPTLFSAALEDLTCPPSTVFGAYNHWAGAEKSIEVYTFNDHEGGGPFQQAAQLRWIPGHLRG
- a CDS encoding alpha/beta hydrolase — its product is MSETTAVERPPEPDFSAITNEELIAYREAENRFRASRAARAVLGEPDPDAVVDWRNVALPGRDLPVRVYRPVATRDAEAGGRVDLPLVIHVHGGGFVGTAAQCDWANSHLAARLPAVVVSVEHRLVAQDSTLPHAADDGWDVLRHVVRNAERWGVDPARTAVFGESFGGLISALSAIRAREAGLRLRAQVLVNPAVDVTDTMEDHPSTAEYAYSPTRALPLLRFLRRLSVPPGIDARAYSPLYADDLGGLAPALVVVPTQDAVADHGRRYAERLREAGTPVRLTEYPGAKHAFLSLPGMEPQAEVARTEIREFLGAALAD
- the gndA gene encoding NADP-dependent phosphogluconate dehydrogenase, producing MSDTAQIGVTGLAVMGRNLARNFARNGYRVALHNRTASRTHALVEEFGEEGIFVPTETAEEFVAALERPRRLVIMVKAGEPTDAVIKEFAPLMESGDMIIDGGNAHFADTRRREKELREQGIHFVGTGVSGGEEGALHGPSIMPGGSVESYASLGPMLEKISAKAKDGAPCVTHVGPDGAGHFVKMVHNGIEYADMQLIGEAYQLLRDVAGYSPAQIADIFRTWNTGRLDSYLIEITAEVLSHVDEATGKPFVDVVQDQAEQKGTGRWTVQIALDLGVPVSGIAEAVFARSLSGHAELRTASSELAGPTAVALSESEAAAFADRVEQALYASKIVSYTQGFHEISAGSEEYDWNIDSGAVARIWRGGCIIRAAFLDRITAAYEAEPNLVSLLSDKGFADEIAAAQDDWRSVLVAATTQGVPTPGFAAALAYYDALRAERLPAALTQGQRDFFGAHTYRRVDREGSFHTLWGGDRSEVDA
- a CDS encoding NAD(P)-binding domain-containing protein → MEDETVRRVGIIGVGEIGRAVVEGLRHEGGAWPDVFLSPRGARTAEALSEQYAGVTVCADNQEVLDRSELVLLAVRRRDRHDAVAGLRIDGDRVVVNVMAGVGNDELRRTLGTDVPLVRAIPLPTIRERRSVTVVHPSHPEVDAFFARMGGALPVADEAAFNVLSALTGTLTTHYAYLATLAAWAADHGIAPDDADRYVRGLFQGVGRSLGDGTRSLDRLAADHETPNGNNERIRTTWFDPANVEALAQALDELLADLGRPLDGS